In a single window of the Pseudomonadota bacterium genome:
- a CDS encoding TPM domain-containing protein has protein sequence MKYHSKADRFFTEEEKERIKRATIDVESRTIGEIAVMVVDHSSQYHEAEIVGGVFIGSLVSIILSALYFHSSMWFFIPVAFLLFFPSRLLFKNMPVLKRVFVGKKREEKAVRERALKAFYEKGLYKTKENTGVLFFLSLLERKVWVLADKGIHGKIHQPTLNKFAGMVSKGIREGRASDALIEAIQEAGELLAKHYPAKAGDTDELPDEVICEPGAKDDAD, from the coding sequence ATGAAATATCATTCAAAGGCAGACAGGTTTTTTACTGAAGAAGAAAAGGAAAGGATTAAGAGAGCGACCATTGATGTTGAATCCCGCACGATTGGCGAGATTGCCGTTATGGTGGTTGACCATAGCAGCCAGTACCATGAAGCAGAAATCGTGGGCGGGGTATTCATAGGAAGCCTTGTATCCATCATTTTGTCTGCTTTATACTTTCATTCATCTATGTGGTTTTTTATTCCCGTTGCCTTTTTACTCTTTTTCCCTTCCCGATTATTGTTTAAAAATATGCCTGTGCTCAAGCGTGTATTTGTGGGTAAGAAGAGGGAAGAAAAGGCAGTAAGGGAACGGGCACTGAAGGCATTTTATGAGAAAGGGCTTTACAAAACAAAAGAGAATACAGGTGTTTTATTTTTCCTCTCACTGCTTGAACGGAAGGTCTGGGTCCTTGCCGATAAGGGTATTCACGGGAAGATTCACCAGCCAACCCTTAACAAGTTTGCCGGTATGGTCTCAAAGGGGATAAGAGAAGGACGTGCCTCAGACGCCCTCATAGAAGCAATTCAGGAAGCAGGAGAGCTACTTGCAAAACATTACCCTGCCAAAGCAGGTGATACTGACGAACTGCCTGATGAGGTAATTTGCGAACCAGGCGCAAAAGATGATGCCGATTAG